The Deltaproteobacteria bacterium genomic sequence CGGGGAATGAAAGGCGATGATATAGCTGATAGACTGCTACTTTTTGCCGTAGATGTATTGAACTTGGCTAAGAAAATACCTGGACACGGTGCTGGACACGGTGCCTGGACACGGTGCCACACGAACATATCCTGCTGTAATTATTGTTATTTTTTGCTTTATTATTTTTTATTAGGGCCAACTATACTGTTTTCAACAACTCGTCTCGCTATCTAGTAGGCATTTTTTTTTAAAATGGTGGGTTATCGATGTTGATTCGTATAAACTTTAACCATGAATAATATGCCAAGAAATTAAAATAGTATTTGTATTTCAATATATTGAGTTCGTGTGGCACCATGTCTTGTGTAGTGCCATGAATTCAATCGGTACAGAGTATAAGCGACATTTATATTATTCTAAAGATATGTAAATCATGGTAAAGCAGTTACAATGATATTACGCAAAGAGACCATAGACGAAATAATCAATCGTATTCTTAGCGCTGCTGAGATAGATCGAATTATCTTGTTTGGCAGTGCTGCCAACGGCAAAATGACTAAAGATAGTGATATTGACCTCCTTATTCTTGAAGCATCGCCTGGTAATACAAGGAGGGAAAGTGTTCGTCTTAGAAAAACACTGCGTGGCATGCACTATCCTTTTGACATAATTGTGATGTCAACCAAGCGTTTTGAGGAAACTAAATCCGTCATTGGTAGTATTGCCTATCCAGCTCATAAACAAGGAAAGGTTATTTATGAAGTCGCCTGATGAGGTGAAACTCGAACTTACTAAAAGGTGGATTGCAAAGGCAGATGAGGATTATGCAGTTAGCGAAATTTTATTGTCTGAAGAAATCTCTTTTCCCTCTCCAATTTGTTTTCATTGTCAACAAGCGTGCGAGAAATATTTAAAAGCCTATCTCGTATGGTATCAGATTGAATTTCCTAAAACACATGACCTTGATGAACTCCTTGATTTAATAGCCAAGCAAGATGCTAATTTTTCTAAGTTTCTTCAAGACATATCTATATTAAGTGTTTATGGTGTCGATGTTCGATACCCTGGGGATATTCCTATTTCAACCGACGATGATGCAAAACAGGCTCTCGAATTAACAAAGCAAATACGAGAATCTGTTAAGAATGAATTAGATAAATTAATGTTCATTACAACAACCGAATAATAATAGACACGATTATGAATAAGCTCACTTAAATATATTGAGTTCGTGTGGCACCATATCTCTAAAAGAAGTTGCTCAAGGATGCACCAACGTACGAAAATAACTAGTGGCTTCAACATCGCGAAGTTCACTAATCGGTATATCAATTTCAACTTCATCACTTTTTATAAATGCAGGCCGATCAACACATAAAAATGTTTGTACTTGCTTAGTCGGATTATCCCAGCGGTGCGCAAAACCGCGTGGCCAATGGCGCGCGGTGCCTGTTATTGCTGGCTTACCTTGAACTAATAGACCAGAGCCTAGCACAAGTTCAGATTCATCCATTTGTTTATGTATATGCGTTGGTACACTGCAACCAGCATTTACATGCTCGCGATAAATGCCGCAGCCACGAGTTGCAAAAATGACATCTACTTGGCCAAAAGGTTTTGTCTCAACAGTATAAGTATAATCTGCTGCTTGACGATGTATTTCAAGCGTTGGCATACCTGCGCCGGCTAGCGCTCGTGGTTTTGCTAGACGTACGGTGGCTGCCTGAATTTTTTGATGCGGAACATCGCGAGTAGATGGAGCTAAAATATAGCGAGTTATAGCTTCGGCAGCGCTTTCAAGTAGTAAAAATCGAGAGGCTTGCAATAAAAATCGCACTTCACCCCAAAGGCGAGCATAATCGACGGTATCATGCAGTTTAGCATCGTGAGCAGCAAGGCGGGTATCTAAAAAGAGATCTATTTCAACGCCTAACGATTGTGGTTGATCGCGCTCGCTAGGATAGACACCAACGATGCAGTCAACTGATAAACCACTTAGAGATAAACGGTCCAGATGATTTGCATTCATGGTAAATTAGCCAACAGCTGATAGCGAGTTGCCACCATCAATGCAAAGTGAATGTCCAGTAATAAAATTAGCATCACGAGCTAAATAAACAACTGCATTACCAATATCTTCTACTTGTCCCGTACGTGCTAACGGTATATGTGCAACAATTCGTTGCCGTTTATCGTTAGCAAAATTATCAGGGAAAGCTATAGTACCGGGGGCTATCGCATTAACCCTAATGTGTGGAGCCAATTCAAGTGCTAGAGTTTTGGTCAGCATTTGCAGGGCAGCTTTGCTGATCATATAATGAGTATAACCAGCGTAAGGCTTATTAACGGCGGCGTCAGTAATATTAATTACACATGGTGCTTTTGCAGCATTAAGTAGAGGTAACAGACTTTGAATTAGAAAAAGTGGCGCTTCTAAATTGATTGCCATCATTTGACTATATTCTGCTCGTGATAATTGCGTAAATGGTACTTTGGTATACGCACCGGCACTGTTAACTAACACATCAATCACTTGATGCTGCTTGATAACTTCAGCGGCCAATGCGTCAACTTGGCTAGCACAACTTAAATCAGCACTAACTAAGGTGACTTGTCGGTTAAGTTTTAAAATATCATCTGCAACTGCTTTGACTTCATTTTGTGATTTATGAGCATGTAATATTAAATCATAGCCAGCATCAGCAAGAGCCAAGGCAATTGCACGCCCTACGCGAATGCCGGCACCAGTAACCATAGCGATAGGCATAAATTAACCTCATGAATCTTTTGGTTGGCGTCGCCAACGTTGATGCATCCATACCCATTGCTCAGGGTGTTGTCTAATCGCGGTTTCGAGTTCGGCAGTAATGGCTGCAGTCAAGCGAATAATATTTTCATCATGGTTACCGCTTTTTGTAAACGGTAAACGGGCAAAGTGTAATACATGTTTATTATTAACGCGATGATCCCAAGTTATAATAACCGGTGTCGATAATTTTAAAGATAGTGACGCTGCGGTAGTCGGAGTATAGGCAGGTCGGCCAAAGAAAGGTACAAAATCACCAGGCACTTTAGTGTCTTGATCAATAAGCAAAGCCAACAAACCACCTTTGCGTAATGTGCCAAGCATTTTTTTACCGACATCAGCATCGCCACGCCAAATCATTTGCATACCATAGCGGCAACGGGCTTGCTGAACTAGCTTAGTCAAACGTGGGTCATAAGTTGGTTTGGCAATACTTGCAACATGATAACCTGCATGCGCCACTACCTGCGCTAATAGCTCCCAATTACCAATATGACCGGTAATAATAATGACCCCGCGTCCTTCACTAAGAGCCGTATCGAGTACTTCACGATGTTCAGGGCTTAATTGCACGGCATTGGTCCCGGAAATAAAGCGATCGATATGCACAGTCTCAGCAGCAGAAAGCGCAAGATGTAAAAACATGCGTCGCATAATACTTCGCCGCTCTTTGGCGCTTAACTTTGGCATGGCAAGTTCTAAGTGTTTTAACGCGCGGTGACGTTCAAGAGGAGCAACATAAGGTGCCAGACACCCTAAAGTTAAAGTAAAAAGCTTTAGCATTACAAAAGGCAGGTGGGTAAAAAGTGCCAAACTTAGACGTACAAATAGGAAAATAAAGCCATTTTTTAAACGTTGCCAATGACCCCAATGCGCTGGAAGCTGAATTATGCTTGAACCATTTTGTTTTTTCGCATTGCCGTCATTATTAGTAACTACATTGGGTTGTTGCTGATTTTGTGTCATTTGACTGCTATTCATAACCATAGCGTTTAGCACGATGATAGAGAAAAATGCGAGTAGAGAAAAAATGACTATTGAATATTGTCGTTTTGCCCCTTCTACTACTGGGCAAGCTCATTTGGGTACGATGTTGGCAGCATTATTGGCCTGGCTTGATGCAAAAAGTCGTGGGGCTAAGCTAATTTTACGTTTAGAAGATATTGATAAAGAACGTTGTAAGCTTGAATTTAGCCAACAAATGCGAGTTGACCTTAATTGGTTAGGTTTAACTTTCGATAGTATTTGTGAGCAGCATACTAAGGTACATCAACATCAAGCTGCATTAGAAAAATTGGCTAGCGCGGGATTTCTTTACCCTTGTATGTGTAGTCGGGCGCAAATACGCGGAAATGCTAAGCGTGCTACAGATGGTGGTTATGTGTATCCTGGCACAAATCTTAAGGTGCTTCTTTTGCCAGCACTTTAGAGCGCTCAATTACATAATTTTTAATGGTGTTGTTTGAAGAAACAGGCTGCACATAATTTGGTACCAGTGTGCCACCTTGATCAATTGAGCGATTATTAGTTGGGTTGACCCAAATCATATACCTAATTTCATCTCCAAAAGCCGCATCACGTATATAGATAAGACTTTCTTCAGGATCATAAACATCGGTTACAAAAATATAAGGTTCTATGCGATCTAGCCACTCTTCGGCCAAAGGCTTAATACGATACTGCCAATTAAGCCAATCACGCCTGATTACCCCCACTTCTGCAAGTAGTTTTTGTTTGTTTGTTTCACTTGAAAAGACAATATCCCATAGATTAGTTTTATTTCCGGGCCAATGATTTTCTGCCCAAGTGTTATTCGAATTGCTATTGTCAAAAATGGTACTAGCTACCACGTTGTTAAAAGTAGGATGTTCATTATCCCAATTTTCAGGGTAAGTATCACGAAACACAAAGTCAAAATCGTAAGTTAG encodes the following:
- a CDS encoding dihydroneopterin aldolase — protein: MNANHLDRLSLSGLSVDCIVGVYPSERDQPQSLGVEIDLFLDTRLAAHDAKLHDTVDYARLWGEVRFLLQASRFLLLESAAEAITRYILAPSTRDVPHQKIQAATVRLAKPRALAGAGMPTLEIHRQAADYTYTVETKPFGQVDVIFATRGCGIYREHVNAGCSVPTHIHKQMDESELVLGSGLLVQGKPAITGTARHWPRGFAHRWDNPTKQVQTFLCVDRPAFIKSDEVEIDIPISELRDVEATSYFRTLVHP
- a CDS encoding SDR family oxidoreductase codes for the protein MPIAMVTGAGIRVGRAIALALADAGYDLILHAHKSQNEVKAVADDILKLNRQVTLVSADLSCASQVDALAAEVIKQHQVIDVLVNSAGAYTKVPFTQLSRAEYSQMMAINLEAPLFLIQSLLPLLNAAKAPCVINITDAAVNKPYAGYTHYMISKAALQMLTKTLALELAPHIRVNAIAPGTIAFPDNFANDKRQRIVAHIPLARTGQVEDIGNAVVYLARDANFITGHSLCIDGGNSLSAVG
- a CDS encoding nucleotidyltransferase domain-containing protein — translated: MILRKETIDEIINRILSAAEIDRIILFGSAANGKMTKDSDIDLLILEASPGNTRRESVRLRKTLRGMHYPFDIIVMSTKRFEETKSVIGSIAYPAHKQGKVIYEVA
- a CDS encoding HEPN domain-containing protein — protein: MKSPDEVKLELTKRWIAKADEDYAVSEILLSEEISFPSPICFHCQQACEKYLKAYLVWYQIEFPKTHDLDELLDLIAKQDANFSKFLQDISILSVYGVDVRYPGDIPISTDDDAKQALELTKQIRESVKNELDKLMFITTTE
- a CDS encoding lipid A biosynthesis acyltransferase; the encoded protein is MNSSQMTQNQQQPNVVTNNDGNAKKQNGSSIIQLPAHWGHWQRLKNGFIFLFVRLSLALFTHLPFVMLKLFTLTLGCLAPYVAPLERHRALKHLELAMPKLSAKERRSIMRRMFLHLALSAAETVHIDRFISGTNAVQLSPEHREVLDTALSEGRGVIIITGHIGNWELLAQVVAHAGYHVASIAKPTYDPRLTKLVQQARCRYGMQMIWRGDADVGKKMLGTLRKGGLLALLIDQDTKVPGDFVPFFGRPAYTPTTAASLSLKLSTPVIITWDHRVNNKHVLHFARLPFTKSGNHDENIIRLTAAITAELETAIRQHPEQWVWMHQRWRRQPKDS